Proteins found in one Alicyclobacillus cycloheptanicus genomic segment:
- a CDS encoding HD-GYP domain-containing protein: MSTHNLIAAFSGLLKTAHPHFGMLIGALSIVVFLGMLSFIIWQRRLAKSNEEELRCLQALLHGLRSTNKLEDNLTQVLDAVGKVVAAPYLACYVMDEQTNRYMLRAVSHPYDTFASVGPSYSGLALPNREAYVPPVTIDDPGVDDSVYHGMAGGFHALTFVTRERLALVHLVTVEKVSNKVELRIVKLLREVEAVVDDLIFSERQQNRAALVASADAAIRRVAAVATDPQGAIEVLVQSFTGVAGGFGGMYLEDNPVEGTGVYGAAGAVDAAHMLSGDTEALERLRRIIGERPFRLLTRESADFYQLPGCIASLEIGAAALIRVPNRGMLVFLYDKDFDQSQVTEQQFSQIRTLAAQVARLSLDYAEQAVLSKNNVKLLTNLVQMIDNLNPYTVGYSEQMMRYALSVGREMGLSGQELLDLGLAARFSNIGVIGLRRELLTKEGRYTEFEYESMKMHCEIGASMVTLATGNRRAASYILHHHERVDGYGYPYGLKGEAIPLGARILYVVQFYLAKVNGRAWRDPVPFEEAIAALLKAVGTQLDGEVVNAFITWLTRVQTHPEVQGKPLAACHEMLSVPKEICESCLVYAESGSIKCWELGDNACQAHGRTCATCVVRTEYLHRQKHLRKQVQ; this comes from the coding sequence ATGTCAACGCATAACCTCATTGCCGCGTTCAGCGGGCTTCTGAAGACGGCGCATCCGCATTTCGGCATGCTCATCGGCGCGTTGTCCATCGTTGTCTTCCTGGGCATGCTGTCGTTCATCATTTGGCAGCGGCGGCTGGCAAAATCGAACGAGGAAGAGCTGCGCTGCTTGCAAGCGCTGCTGCACGGACTGCGCAGCACGAACAAACTGGAAGACAACCTCACGCAGGTGCTGGATGCGGTGGGCAAGGTCGTGGCGGCGCCATACCTCGCGTGTTATGTCATGGATGAACAGACCAACCGCTACATGCTGCGTGCGGTCAGCCATCCCTACGACACCTTTGCGAGCGTGGGGCCAAGCTACAGCGGCTTGGCGCTGCCGAACCGTGAAGCGTACGTGCCGCCGGTGACCATCGATGACCCCGGCGTGGATGATTCGGTGTATCACGGCATGGCGGGCGGCTTCCACGCGCTCACCTTTGTGACGCGGGAGCGCCTCGCGCTCGTCCACTTGGTGACGGTCGAAAAAGTGTCGAACAAGGTGGAACTGAGGATTGTCAAACTGCTGCGGGAAGTCGAAGCGGTGGTCGACGACCTCATCTTCAGCGAACGCCAGCAAAACCGGGCGGCTCTGGTGGCTTCGGCAGACGCTGCGATTCGCCGGGTGGCCGCGGTCGCGACGGATCCACAGGGTGCGATTGAGGTGCTGGTGCAGTCCTTCACGGGGGTGGCCGGCGGGTTTGGCGGCATGTACCTGGAGGACAACCCAGTGGAAGGGACCGGCGTCTACGGCGCGGCCGGTGCGGTGGATGCCGCGCACATGCTGTCGGGTGACACGGAGGCGCTGGAACGCTTACGCCGCATCATTGGAGAGCGCCCGTTTCGGCTGCTCACCCGGGAAAGCGCGGATTTCTACCAACTGCCTGGCTGCATCGCGTCGCTGGAAATCGGCGCGGCCGCGTTGATTCGTGTGCCGAACCGAGGGATGCTCGTATTTTTGTACGACAAGGATTTTGACCAGTCGCAGGTGACGGAGCAACAATTCAGCCAAATCCGGACCCTGGCAGCGCAGGTGGCACGGCTCTCTCTCGACTACGCCGAGCAGGCCGTGCTCTCCAAAAACAACGTCAAGCTGCTGACGAACCTGGTGCAGATGATTGACAACCTGAATCCTTATACGGTCGGCTATTCCGAGCAGATGATGCGGTACGCGCTGTCGGTGGGGCGCGAGATGGGGCTGTCAGGGCAAGAACTGCTCGATTTAGGCTTGGCCGCCCGGTTCAGCAACATCGGCGTGATCGGGCTGCGGCGCGAGCTGCTCACGAAGGAAGGCCGATACACCGAGTTTGAGTATGAATCGATGAAAATGCACTGCGAAATTGGTGCATCCATGGTCACGCTGGCAACGGGCAACCGACGGGCCGCCTCCTATATTTTGCATCATCACGAACGGGTGGACGGATACGGCTACCCGTACGGCTTAAAGGGTGAGGCGATTCCGCTCGGCGCGCGGATTCTGTACGTCGTGCAGTTCTATTTGGCCAAGGTCAACGGCCGGGCGTGGCGCGACCCTGTGCCGTTTGAAGAAGCTATCGCGGCGCTGTTGAAAGCGGTCGGGACGCAGCTGGATGGCGAAGTGGTCAACGCGTTCATCACCTGGCTCACCCGCGTGCAAACGCACCCTGAGGTCCAGGGCAAGCCGCTGGCAGCCTGTCACGAGATGCTGAGCGTGCCCAAGGAGATTTGCGAATCGTGTCTTGTGTACGCGGAGTCCGGCAGCATCAAGTGCTGGGAGCTCGGTGACAACGCGTGCCAGGCGCACGGCCGGACATGCGCAACGTGTGTCGTTCGGACGGAATACCTGCACCGGCAGAAGCATTTGCGCAAGCAGGTGCAATAA
- a CDS encoding cation:proton antiporter: MFSLASGDLARFLLAVAALLFASNLLGYIAERLTVPRIIGEVAGGIVLGPTLMGFFFPHAFHWLYLGFGSEGQLFGFLSELGLIMLMFNSGLKFQYRFEKSDAKIGISIIVASTVIPFVIGWLSTYLFNPAQFLGPDHSVIALKIIVAISIAVTSIPVISKIFSDLGIMHSRFAKIIIGIAGVHDIILWVALAIASGIAVSHAGVNAGALLENLGITFGFLLVCLFIVPWVLKRITSKRANFLFRASFLGYFLLILLILADAAGYLGVDVMYGALLAGVATKLALPERLWKRVESSVKEISFSFFIPLYFGIVGLSLNLAQNFNVGFFVLYLVFATIVQTAVVYFTCRAIRNDKLTSFNLAAAMNARGGPGIVLSQVAFAAGIINQNFFAILVMLALFTSWMAGAWLRYVLKKRMRLMPGDENLEIQKAQEEVVFDAQPAFEGQ; this comes from the coding sequence ATGTTCAGTTTAGCGAGTGGAGATTTGGCCAGGTTCCTGCTCGCCGTCGCAGCGCTGTTGTTCGCCAGCAACTTGCTGGGTTACATCGCGGAACGGTTGACAGTGCCTCGCATCATCGGGGAGGTTGCCGGCGGCATCGTGCTGGGCCCGACGTTGATGGGTTTTTTCTTCCCGCACGCGTTTCACTGGCTGTACCTTGGTTTCGGGTCGGAAGGGCAGTTGTTTGGGTTTCTCTCGGAATTGGGGCTGATTATGCTGATGTTCAATTCCGGGCTCAAGTTCCAGTATCGCTTTGAGAAGTCCGACGCGAAAATCGGCATTTCCATCATCGTCGCGTCGACCGTGATTCCGTTTGTGATTGGCTGGCTGTCCACGTACTTGTTCAATCCGGCACAGTTTTTGGGGCCGGACCACAGTGTCATCGCGTTGAAAATCATCGTCGCAATTTCCATCGCCGTCACTTCGATTCCCGTCATTTCGAAAATTTTCTCCGATCTCGGCATCATGCACTCGCGCTTCGCCAAGATCATCATCGGCATCGCGGGCGTCCACGACATCATTTTGTGGGTAGCGCTGGCCATTGCCTCCGGCATCGCGGTGTCGCACGCCGGCGTCAATGCGGGGGCGCTGCTGGAAAACCTCGGCATCACGTTCGGCTTCCTGCTGGTGTGCCTGTTCATCGTCCCGTGGGTGTTGAAGCGAATCACATCCAAGCGCGCGAACTTTCTGTTCCGTGCTTCCTTTCTCGGCTACTTCCTGCTCATTCTATTGATTTTGGCTGATGCGGCAGGATACCTTGGCGTCGACGTCATGTACGGTGCACTGCTGGCGGGCGTTGCCACCAAGCTGGCACTGCCAGAGCGGCTGTGGAAGCGCGTCGAATCGAGCGTCAAGGAGATTTCCTTTTCTTTCTTCATTCCGCTGTACTTCGGGATTGTCGGGCTGTCTCTCAATCTTGCACAGAACTTCAACGTGGGTTTTTTTGTCCTGTACTTGGTGTTTGCGACGATTGTGCAGACGGCGGTCGTGTACTTCACCTGCCGAGCCATCCGCAATGACAAATTGACCAGTTTCAACCTGGCGGCGGCGATGAACGCCAGAGGCGGGCCGGGCATCGTGTTGTCCCAGGTTGCGTTTGCGGCCGGCATCATCAACCAGAACTTCTTTGCGATTCTGGTCATGCTGGCGCTGTTCACTTCCTGGATGGCTGGCGCTTGGCTGCGGTACGTGTTGAAAAAACGCATGCGGCTGATGCCTGGCGACGAGAACCTCGAGATTCAGAAGGCGCAGGAGGAAGTGGTGTTCGACGCACAGCCTGCGTTCGAAGGGCAATGA
- a CDS encoding endo alpha-1,4 polygalactosaminidase, translated as MPARDIFQRIKSFMVYYGRPEAVRLEHADAFIVEPSAQTPASVEALKDTGSIVIGYTSVMEAGPHQLFYHQLEESDFLHDASGERITKPEYGNYVLDMTSSHWRGMLLYEIGRLLTEHRYDGVFLDTIGNVELQRLPDQPRQIQAAAEFVSQLRKWFPSAVLIQNNGLELLAAKTVPYLDGLVWENPPLTRRQSAEWVQLVARRLQQFTQEHPLKVLILFDGVEHMTRQEWIIGRSFADQHGFIPSFSPRHYLGAAVEEI; from the coding sequence GTGCCTGCCAGGGACATCTTCCAACGGATCAAGAGCTTTATGGTGTATTATGGCCGCCCTGAGGCCGTTCGGCTCGAGCACGCTGATGCGTTCATTGTGGAGCCGAGCGCGCAGACACCCGCCTCGGTGGAAGCACTCAAGGACACGGGGAGCATCGTCATTGGGTATACGAGCGTCATGGAGGCGGGTCCGCATCAGTTGTTCTACCACCAACTGGAAGAATCCGACTTCCTGCATGATGCGAGCGGCGAGCGAATCACCAAGCCGGAGTACGGCAACTACGTGCTGGACATGACATCGAGCCATTGGCGCGGGATGCTCCTGTACGAAATCGGCCGGCTCCTCACGGAACACCGGTACGACGGGGTTTTTCTCGATACCATCGGCAACGTGGAACTGCAGCGTCTGCCAGATCAGCCCCGCCAAATCCAGGCGGCCGCGGAATTTGTCTCGCAGCTGCGCAAGTGGTTCCCGAGCGCGGTGCTCATTCAAAACAACGGGCTGGAGCTGCTTGCGGCAAAGACCGTGCCGTACTTGGACGGATTGGTCTGGGAGAACCCGCCGCTGACACGACGCCAGAGCGCGGAGTGGGTGCAGCTGGTGGCCAGGCGACTCCAGCAGTTCACCCAGGAACACCCCTTGAAAGTGCTGATTTTGTTTGATGGGGTGGAACACATGACGCGCCAGGAGTGGATCATCGGGCGAAGTTTCGCGGACCAGCACGGATTCATTCCATCCTTTAGTCCGCGGCATTACCTTGGCGCAGCGGTGGAGGAGATCTGA
- a CDS encoding peptidoglycan D,D-transpeptidase FtsI family protein → MKRLWPFRREPMSYRSEDHPQTSDHRRRTYIFRVNVVSFSVFFALSSLIFRLGYLQITKGAQLKTQALTTSVQYIPVLPARGRIYDANGNLLAYDQPTYSVYLTRVQHVNDDTATLSKMAALLAPVFHKTTAQVLQLMKADKQYTTVTLFKNITTDQLSFISEHQAQLPGVNVEVDSERKYPYGDLAGQVLGYVGPITPQNKKYYVDEQHYLLMQQVGAAGLELQYENQLKGKVGYQEEQYNTVNNGVKPVGYIPPVSGNNLQLTLDGALEADTQNAVLKAIQSFESENHTQVQDAAAVMIDVKTGGILAMVSYPYLDPNWFVNGDFTLHTNYLQNGAEMNNVIQNPHAPGSTVKPANLITGLEHGAVTPNTVYDDSGVWQWIGNYHMHEDASYGLVDDVTAIAVSDDRFFYTLGLNLGGWLGSSPYDGGYPRGGNLQRWRDTDFIKGLLMLMQGEMRFGLGQITGIDLPGEQAGAFYMENQSNNTMVTMSAKDVQSIAQTVAKQGSYTNYGSPYDLAAMAFGQSQQFTPIELLQYVSTLADNGKKLQPHLLQAVYPPGLTQNLSTANEKPLQTVAPNVQATVNINPTYLKLAQEGMYAACNTPQGTAYPSFGNAPYKAAGKTGTAEITMGSKSINNSVFIGYAPYNNPQIAVAVMVPGAGYGAVTAVPIARQMMDFYFEEHHANFMPKSTWVPTTIPANWTQSPAYKLPEQSN, encoded by the coding sequence GTGAAACGCCTGTGGCCATTTCGACGCGAACCGATGTCGTATCGCTCGGAGGACCATCCTCAAACCAGTGACCATCGGCGCCGGACCTATATCTTCCGGGTGAATGTGGTTTCCTTCTCGGTTTTTTTCGCCTTATCGTCCTTGATTTTCCGACTCGGCTACCTGCAAATCACCAAAGGCGCCCAACTGAAGACACAGGCTTTGACCACCTCTGTCCAGTACATCCCGGTCCTGCCCGCGCGCGGGCGCATCTATGATGCCAACGGCAACCTGCTCGCGTACGACCAGCCCACCTACAGCGTGTACCTGACCCGTGTTCAGCACGTCAACGATGACACAGCCACCCTGTCCAAGATGGCCGCGCTGCTCGCGCCCGTGTTCCACAAGACCACGGCGCAAGTCCTGCAGCTCATGAAGGCGGACAAGCAGTACACCACAGTCACGTTGTTCAAGAACATTACCACCGACCAGCTGTCGTTCATCAGTGAACACCAGGCCCAGCTGCCTGGCGTCAATGTGGAGGTCGATTCCGAGCGCAAGTACCCGTACGGCGACTTGGCCGGCCAAGTCCTCGGCTACGTCGGACCCATCACACCGCAAAACAAGAAGTACTACGTCGACGAGCAGCACTATCTGCTCATGCAGCAAGTCGGCGCAGCGGGGCTGGAACTGCAGTATGAAAACCAGTTGAAGGGCAAGGTCGGCTATCAGGAAGAACAGTACAACACGGTCAATAACGGCGTGAAGCCAGTCGGGTACATCCCGCCTGTATCAGGCAACAACCTGCAGCTCACGCTGGACGGGGCACTCGAGGCCGACACGCAGAACGCCGTCCTCAAGGCTATTCAGTCGTTTGAAAGCGAAAACCACACCCAGGTGCAAGACGCGGCCGCCGTGATGATTGACGTCAAGACGGGCGGTATTCTGGCCATGGTCAGCTACCCCTATCTGGACCCCAACTGGTTTGTCAACGGGGACTTCACCCTGCACACCAACTACCTGCAGAACGGGGCAGAGATGAACAACGTCATTCAGAACCCACATGCCCCAGGGTCCACGGTGAAACCGGCCAACCTCATCACTGGACTGGAGCACGGTGCCGTCACCCCCAACACGGTCTACGACGACTCGGGCGTCTGGCAGTGGATTGGCAACTATCACATGCATGAAGACGCCAGCTACGGCCTGGTCGATGACGTGACCGCCATCGCCGTGTCCGACGACCGCTTCTTCTACACCCTGGGCTTGAACCTGGGCGGTTGGCTGGGCAGCTCTCCGTACGACGGCGGCTACCCGCGCGGCGGCAACCTGCAGCGGTGGCGGGACACGGACTTCATCAAAGGCCTGCTGATGCTGATGCAGGGGGAGATGCGGTTCGGGCTCGGACAAATCACCGGGATCGACCTGCCGGGTGAACAGGCCGGGGCCTTCTACATGGAGAACCAGTCCAACAACACGATGGTGACGATGTCGGCGAAGGACGTGCAGTCTATCGCACAGACCGTCGCCAAGCAGGGCTCGTACACGAACTACGGCAGCCCGTACGACCTTGCGGCGATGGCCTTTGGTCAGTCGCAGCAGTTCACGCCGATCGAACTGCTGCAGTATGTATCGACCCTTGCGGACAACGGCAAGAAGCTGCAGCCGCACCTGCTGCAGGCAGTCTACCCGCCGGGACTGACCCAGAACTTGTCCACAGCGAATGAAAAGCCGCTGCAGACGGTTGCGCCCAACGTCCAGGCCACGGTCAACATCAACCCGACATATCTGAAACTCGCGCAGGAGGGCATGTACGCGGCCTGCAATACGCCCCAGGGCACGGCCTATCCGAGCTTTGGCAACGCCCCCTACAAGGCCGCCGGAAAGACGGGCACCGCCGAAATCACAATGGGCAGCAAGTCCATCAACAACTCCGTGTTCATCGGCTACGCGCCGTACAACAACCCGCAGATCGCCGTCGCCGTCATGGTGCCTGGCGCTGGCTACGGGGCAGTCACCGCCGTGCCGATTGCGCGTCAGATGATGGACTTCTACTTTGAGGAACACCATGCCAACTTCATGCCGAAAAGCACGTGGGTCCCGACCACCATTCCCGCGAACTGGACGCAGTCCCCGGCCTACAAACTGCCTGAGCAGTCCAACTAG